Proteins found in one Deltaproteobacteria bacterium PRO3 genomic segment:
- a CDS encoding SDR family oxidoreductase, translated as MQVKGCTVLITGAAKRVGRVIALTLAAAGADILIHYNRSDKDAKALQALIRKKFKRTPGLLRGDLAKFSELKRLAEEAWKLRKKVDVLVNNASTFYPTPLGKVSEAQWEDLFNVNARAPFFLSEALGLKMKKRGKGKIVNIADWAALQPYTQYVPYCASKAALVAVSQGMARTLAPEVQINTILPGPVMWPDDLGPAVMKSVIRNTPLKRIGTPQDIANAAKFLIEGSDFMTGSLVHVDGGRHID; from the coding sequence ATGCAAGTGAAGGGATGCACCGTCTTGATCACGGGCGCGGCCAAGCGCGTCGGCCGCGTCATCGCCCTGACCCTCGCGGCGGCGGGCGCGGACATCCTCATTCACTACAACCGCTCCGACAAGGACGCGAAGGCCCTGCAGGCCCTGATCCGCAAAAAATTCAAAAGGACGCCGGGCCTGCTGCGCGGCGACCTCGCCAAATTCTCCGAATTGAAACGCCTGGCCGAGGAGGCCTGGAAGCTCCGCAAGAAGGTGGACGTCCTCGTCAACAATGCCTCCACCTTCTATCCCACGCCGCTCGGCAAGGTGAGCGAGGCGCAGTGGGAAGACCTCTTCAACGTCAACGCCCGCGCACCCTTTTTCTTGAGCGAGGCCCTGGGCCTCAAGATGAAAAAGCGCGGCAAGGGCAAGATCGTCAACATCGCGGATTGGGCGGCATTGCAACCCTACACGCAGTACGTCCCCTACTGCGCCAGCAAGGCGGCCCTGGTCGCGGTCAGCCAAGGGATGGCGCGAACCCTGGCCCCCGAGGTGCAAATCAACACCATCCTGCCCGGCCCGGTGATGTGGCCCGACGACCTGGGCCCGGCGGTGATGAAGAGCGTGATCCGCAACACGCCGCTCAAGCGCATCGGCACGCCGCAGGACATCGCCAACGCGGCCAAATTTCTCATCGAAGGCAGCGATTTCATGACCGGCTCGCTCGTCCACGTC